The following coding sequences lie in one Rutidosis leptorrhynchoides isolate AG116_Rl617_1_P2 chromosome 6, CSIRO_AGI_Rlap_v1, whole genome shotgun sequence genomic window:
- the LOC139854408 gene encoding signaling peptide TAXIMIN 1-like has translation MCGGGGGGGDDDDCRCRPLGFLLGLPFAFVALLLSLIGIVIWIVGLILSCLCPCCFCVTVIVELALALIKAPFSVMKWFTEQIPC, from the exons atgtgtggtggtggtggtggtggtggtgacgacGATGACTGTAGATGCAGACCATTGGGGTTTCTGTTAGGTCTCCCTTTCGCGTTCGTGGCTCTCCTTCTCTCTCTTATCGGAATCGTCATCTGGATTGTCGG GTTGATTTTGAGCTGTTTATGTCCCTGTTGTTTCTGTGTAACGGTGATTGTAGAATTGGCGCTAGCCTTGATCAAGGCTCCATTCTCCGTCATGAAATGGTTTACTGAACAGATTCCTTGTTAG